A part of Astyanax mexicanus isolate ESR-SI-001 chromosome 2, AstMex3_surface, whole genome shotgun sequence genomic DNA contains:
- the hars gene encoding histidine--tRNA ligase isoform X1, translated as MASLGLACVRLCAGLTGRHAVPCLRSLRYLSGMTVSQIDEEVAKLLQLKAQLGGDDGKHTFVLKTAKGTRDYNPKQMAIREKVFNTIISCFKRHGAETIDTPVFELKETLTGKYGEDSKLIYDLKDQGGELLSLRYDLTVPFARYLAMNKITNIKRYHIAKVYRRDNPAMTRGRYREFYQCDFDIAGQYDPMIPDAECLKIVYEILSELDLGDFHIKVNDRRILDGMFAVCGVPDDKFRTICSTVDKLDKMPWEEVKNEMVKEKGLSEEAADQIGEYVSMQGGMDLAERLLQDPKLSQSKQACAGLTDMKQLFSYLQLFQVTDKVVFDLSLARGLDYYTGVIYEAVLCQTLQPPTPAPAEQNGAVSGDEAGVSVGSVAGGGRYDGLVGMFDPKGRKVPCVGVSIGIERIFSIMEQKAELSAEKVRTTETQVLVASAQKNLLEERLKLTAELWNAGIKAEVLYKKNPKLLTQLQHCEETGIPLVAILGEQELKDGVVKLRNVATRDEVDVSRAELVEEIKKRTSES; from the exons ATGGCTTCTCTGGGGCTGGCATGTGTGCGTCTCTGTGCTGGACTGACTGGACGACATGCTGTACCGTGCCTCCGCTCTCTGCGCTACCTCTCTGGAATGACTGTGTCTCAG ATTGACGAGGAAGTTGCCAAACTGCTACAGCTGAAGGCACAGCTCGGAGGAGACGATGGCAAACACACATTTGTTCTCAAAACTGCCAAG GGGACCAGAGACTACAACCCTAAACAGATGGCCATCAGAGAGAAGGTCTTCAACACCATCATCAGCTGCTTTAAACGCCATGGTGCTGAAACCATCGACACCCCAGTCTTTGAGCTCAAG GAAACTCTGACGGGGAAGTATGGCGAGGACTCCAAACTCATCTATGATCTCAAGGACCAGGGAGGAGAGCTGCTATCTTTAAGATACGACTTAACT GTGCCCTTCGCCCGTTACCTGGCCATGAACAAAATCACAAACATCAAGCGCTACCACATCGCTAAAGTGTACCGCAGAGACAACCCTGCCATGACTCGGGGCCGCTACAGGGAGTTTTACCAGTGT GATTTCGACATTGCAGGTCAGTACGACCCGATGATCCCGGATGCAGAGTGTTTGAAAATCGTTTACGAGATCCTCAGTGAACTGGACCTGGGAGACTTCCACATTAAG GTGAATGACAGACGTATCCTGGATGGGATGTTTGCAGTGTGTGGAGTTCCAGATGACAAGTTCCGCACCATCTGTTCAACTGTGGACAAATTGGACAAG ATGCCGTGGGAGGAAGTGAAGAATGAGATGGTGAAGGAGAAAGGCCTGTCTGAGGAAGCGGCGGATCAGATTGGAGAGTACGTCAGCATGCAGG GTGGGATGGACCTGGCGGAGAGGCTGCTCCAGGACCCCAAGCTTTCCCAGAGCAAGCAGGCGTGCGCCGGACTCACGGACATGAAGCAGCTCTTTAGCTACCTGCAGCTCTTCCAGGTCACAGACAAG GTGGTGTTTGACCTGAGTCTGGCGCGTGGGTTAGATTACTACACTGGTGTGATCTACGAGGCCGTGCTGTGCCAGACGCTTCAGCCTCCGACCCCAGCTCCCGCAGAGCAGAACGGGGCAGTGTCCGGAGACGAGGCGGGGGTCAGCGTGGGCAGTGTGGCCGGCGGAGGCCGTTATGATGGTTTAGTGGGCATGTTTGACCCTAAGGGCAGGAAAGTGCCCTGTGTGGGGGTCAGCATCGGCATCGAGAGAATCTTCTCCATCATGGAGCAGAAGGCTGAG CTGTCTGCAGAGAAAGTGCGCACCACAGAAACACAGGTCCTGGTAGCCTCAGCACAGAAGAACCTTCTGGAAGAAAGACTCAAACTAACCGCTGAGCTTTGGAACGCAGGAATTAAG GCTGAAGTGTTGTATAAGAAGAACCCAAAGCTGCTGACTCAGCTGCAGCACTGTGAGGAGACGGGTATCCCTCTGGTGGCAATTTTGGGGGAGCAGGAGCTCAAAGATGGAGTCGTCAAACTGCGCAATGTGGCCACCCGAGATGAG GTGGATGTGTCGAGGGCAGAGCTGGTTGAAGAGATCAAGAAAAGGACATCAGAGTCTTAG
- the hars gene encoding histidine--tRNA ligase isoform X2 encodes MADKAQIQEAIKVQGEVVRKLKSDKASKDQIDEEVAKLLQLKAQLGGDDGKHTFVLKTAKGTRDYNPKQMAIREKVFNTIISCFKRHGAETIDTPVFELKETLTGKYGEDSKLIYDLKDQGGELLSLRYDLTVPFARYLAMNKITNIKRYHIAKVYRRDNPAMTRGRYREFYQCDFDIAGQYDPMIPDAECLKIVYEILSELDLGDFHIKVNDRRILDGMFAVCGVPDDKFRTICSTVDKLDKMPWEEVKNEMVKEKGLSEEAADQIGEYVSMQGGMDLAERLLQDPKLSQSKQACAGLTDMKQLFSYLQLFQVTDKVVFDLSLARGLDYYTGVIYEAVLCQTLQPPTPAPAEQNGAVSGDEAGVSVGSVAGGGRYDGLVGMFDPKGRKVPCVGVSIGIERIFSIMEQKAELSAEKVRTTETQVLVASAQKNLLEERLKLTAELWNAGIKAEVLYKKNPKLLTQLQHCEETGIPLVAILGEQELKDGVVKLRNVATRDEVDVSRAELVEEIKKRTSES; translated from the exons ATGGCGGATAAAGCGCAGATTCAAGAAGCCATTAAAGTTCAGGGGGAGGTGGTGAGGAAACTGAAGAGCGATAAAGCGAGTAAAGATCAG ATTGACGAGGAAGTTGCCAAACTGCTACAGCTGAAGGCACAGCTCGGAGGAGACGATGGCAAACACACATTTGTTCTCAAAACTGCCAAG GGGACCAGAGACTACAACCCTAAACAGATGGCCATCAGAGAGAAGGTCTTCAACACCATCATCAGCTGCTTTAAACGCCATGGTGCTGAAACCATCGACACCCCAGTCTTTGAGCTCAAG GAAACTCTGACGGGGAAGTATGGCGAGGACTCCAAACTCATCTATGATCTCAAGGACCAGGGAGGAGAGCTGCTATCTTTAAGATACGACTTAACT GTGCCCTTCGCCCGTTACCTGGCCATGAACAAAATCACAAACATCAAGCGCTACCACATCGCTAAAGTGTACCGCAGAGACAACCCTGCCATGACTCGGGGCCGCTACAGGGAGTTTTACCAGTGT GATTTCGACATTGCAGGTCAGTACGACCCGATGATCCCGGATGCAGAGTGTTTGAAAATCGTTTACGAGATCCTCAGTGAACTGGACCTGGGAGACTTCCACATTAAG GTGAATGACAGACGTATCCTGGATGGGATGTTTGCAGTGTGTGGAGTTCCAGATGACAAGTTCCGCACCATCTGTTCAACTGTGGACAAATTGGACAAG ATGCCGTGGGAGGAAGTGAAGAATGAGATGGTGAAGGAGAAAGGCCTGTCTGAGGAAGCGGCGGATCAGATTGGAGAGTACGTCAGCATGCAGG GTGGGATGGACCTGGCGGAGAGGCTGCTCCAGGACCCCAAGCTTTCCCAGAGCAAGCAGGCGTGCGCCGGACTCACGGACATGAAGCAGCTCTTTAGCTACCTGCAGCTCTTCCAGGTCACAGACAAG GTGGTGTTTGACCTGAGTCTGGCGCGTGGGTTAGATTACTACACTGGTGTGATCTACGAGGCCGTGCTGTGCCAGACGCTTCAGCCTCCGACCCCAGCTCCCGCAGAGCAGAACGGGGCAGTGTCCGGAGACGAGGCGGGGGTCAGCGTGGGCAGTGTGGCCGGCGGAGGCCGTTATGATGGTTTAGTGGGCATGTTTGACCCTAAGGGCAGGAAAGTGCCCTGTGTGGGGGTCAGCATCGGCATCGAGAGAATCTTCTCCATCATGGAGCAGAAGGCTGAG CTGTCTGCAGAGAAAGTGCGCACCACAGAAACACAGGTCCTGGTAGCCTCAGCACAGAAGAACCTTCTGGAAGAAAGACTCAAACTAACCGCTGAGCTTTGGAACGCAGGAATTAAG GCTGAAGTGTTGTATAAGAAGAACCCAAAGCTGCTGACTCAGCTGCAGCACTGTGAGGAGACGGGTATCCCTCTGGTGGCAATTTTGGGGGAGCAGGAGCTCAAAGATGGAGTCGTCAAACTGCGCAATGTGGCCACCCGAGATGAG GTGGATGTGTCGAGGGCAGAGCTGGTTGAAGAGATCAAGAAAAGGACATCAGAGTCTTAG